The nucleotide sequence ATCATTACCGGCGCGCAAGTGGTCAGCAAGACGACGGACGCCGATGCCCTGGCTGCCATCGATACCTCGAATTACTTCTTGCCGACCGTCAAGGTGCCGGGCCGCCGTGGCCGCAAACCAAGCGAATTCACGCCGGAAAACGATGAAGTGGCAGCACTGAACGCCGTCGAGCGCGCCGAACTGAAGGCCGTGTCGAAAGCGCGCGACCGCAAGGCCAAGGGCGGCCTGGCGGACGCGCTCGGTGATCCGGAAGCCTCGGCAGCGGACCTGGAACGCCGCCGCAAGCAGATCACGGGCTTGATCAATATGGGCAAGGAACGCGGTTTCCTTACCTATGCCGAGATCAATGACCAATTGCCGGAAAACATCATCGATCCGGAAGCGATCGAAGGCATCATCGCCACTTTCAACGACATGGGCATCGCCGTCTACGAGCGCGCCCCTGACGCGGAAAGCTTGTTGTTGACCGACAACGTCGCCACTGTCACCAGCGACGATGAAGTGGAAGCGGCTGCCGCTACCGCCCTGTCGACGGTCGACTCCGACTTCGGCCGCACCACCGACCCCGTGCGCATGTACATGCGTGAAATGGGCGCCGTGGCGCTGCTGACGCGCGAAGGCGAGATCGAGATCGCCAAGCGCATCGAAGGCGGCCTGAAAGACATGATCCAGGCGATTTCCGCCTGCCCCACGACCATCGGCGAAATCGTTGCGCTGTCGCAAAAAATCGCGCGCGACGAAATCAAGGTCGATGAAGTGGTCGATGGCTTCGTGGATTTGAACGAAAGCAATGCCCCGGCGCCTGCCGTTGCCGCCGCACCTGCTGCCGCCAGCGGTGACGACGAGGAAGAGGAAGAAGAAGCCGAGGAAGAAGATGGCGACGCCAATGGCGGCGCGGCCGGTTTCTCCAGCGAACAGTTGGCGCAGCTGAAAAAGAATGCCTTGGAGAAATTCAACGTCATTTCGACGCAGTACGACAAGATGCGCAAGGCGCCCGAGGGTTACAACTCGAAAGCCTACATCAAGGCGCAGGAAGCCATTTCTCAGGAATTGCTGGGCATTCGCTTCACGGCCAAGGTCGTGGAAAAGCTGTGCGACACGCTGCGCGGCCAGATGGAAGAAGTGCGCCACATCGAGCGCGCCGTGCTGGAGCTGTGCGTGAACAAATGCGGCATGCCGCGCGCCCACTTCATCAAGGTATTCCCGGGCAATGAATGCGACCTGGAATGGGTCGACCGCGAAGTCGATTGCAAGTATCCGTACAGCGCCATCCTCAGCCGCAACGTGCCTGCCGTCAAGGAACTGCAAAAGAAGATGATCGACCTGCAAGCGCGCGTGGCCCTGCCATTGGCTGACTTGCGCAAGATCAACAAGCAGATGGCTGCAGGCGAAAAGCGCGCCCGTCACGCGAAACGCGAAATGACGGTCGCCAACTTGCGTCTGGTCATCTCGATCGCCAAGAAATACATCAACCGCGGCTTGCAATTCCTCGATCTGATCCAGGAAGGCAACATCGGTCTGCTGAAGGCGGTCGATAAATTCGAATACCGCCGCGGCTACAAGTTCTCGACCTACGCCACCTGGTGGATCCGCCAGGCCATCACGCGTTCGATCGCCGACATGGCCCGCACCATCCGTGTGCCGGTGCACATGATCGAAACGATCAACAAGATGAACCGCATCTCGCGCCAGATCATGCAGGAAACGGGCAGCGAGCCGGACCTGGCGACCCTGGCCGTCAAGATGGAAATGCCGGAAAACAAGGTGCGCGAGATCATGAAGATCGCCAAGGAGCCAATTTCCATGGAAACGCCGATGGGCGAAGATGGCGATTCGCAACTGGGCGACTTCATCGAAGACAATACCACCCTGGCACCGCTGGACGCCGCGTTGCATGCGTCGATGCGCAACGTGATCAAGGAAGTGCTCGATTCGCTGACGCCGCGCGAAGCGAAAGTGCTGCGCATGCGTTACGGCGTGGAAATGTCGAACGACCATACGCTGGAAGAAGTGGGCAAGCAGTTCGACGTGACGCGCGAGCGTATCCGCCAGATCGAAGCGAAAGCCATGAGCAAGCTGCGCCAGCCTTCGCGTTCGGACAAGCTGAAGACTTTCCTGACGCAAAATTAAGCGTAGGGCAAGCACACAAAAAAGAGGCGCAAGCCTCTTTTTTTACGCCTGTAGCATGCCTTGTCTACATAAAACGCGTGCGCTCTCCCAGCAGGCCCATGCGATAGTTGTGCTGCAATTTGTACAGCACCACGCCGCTGGCGGAGATGAGGATGGTGATGACCAGCCAGTCCAATGGGTTGCTGCGGTGTGGTGCGGGAGCCGCTTGCGATGGCACGGCGAAGGCCTGGAATTTATGCCCCGTATAGATGGCGCCCACCACCAGGCCGGCGTCCGTGATCTTGTTGGTCAGGTACAGGCCATCGTCGCGGCGGCGCACCGTCATCACGCCTTCCTTGTAGACAAAGGTCATCGGTTCAAAGCCGTTGATGTTGACGCTGCCGACGATCTGTCCGGCCGCGTTGACTGCCGTGGCGTAGCTATCGCCCTGGCCGATCATGGCGCCCAGGTCGAGCATGCGCTTGCCATCCCAGGCAAATGCGTGCCAGCGGCGTTTTTCCGTTTCCGAGGCGCCCACGACCAGGCCCGCGTCATTGATGGCGGTGGCCGAGCTGATGCGTCCGCCGGGCAGGGTGCCGATTTCCTGCATGCCCGCGCCGGGACGGTAGACGAAGGCGCGGCGGTAGCCATCGCCCCGCTGCGCCGTGCCCACCACCACGCCATGCCGGTTCAGACCGCTGGCATAGCTGCTGGCACCGCCCAGGGTGCCCAGGTCCTGCAGGCTGTGGTCGGCTTTCGTGACAAAGGCGTGGAAATCGCCGTCGCTGGTATCGGCATAGCCGGCCACCTGGCCGTCGCGCGTGATGGCCGTGGCATAGCTGCTGGTGCCGCCCAAGGTGCCCAGGTCGCGCATGCCGCCCGCTTCTTCAAAGCGGAATGCATGCCAGGCGCCACTGGGCGTTTGTGCCGAGCCCACCACCACGCCATGGGTATTGATGGCCTTGGTGAAACCTTCATTGCCGCCCAGGGTGCCCAGCTCGCGGATGCGGCCATGCTGATACGTCACGGCGCGGCGTCGTCCTTCTGCTTCCATGATGATGCCGGCCACCAGGCCGGCCGGGTTCAGGTCGGACGCGATGCTGCCATTGCCATCTTTTTCACCAAAGCCGTGTTCGGCATAGATGGTGGCGCTGGCAGCGGGGACGGTGGCCAGAAGGAACAGGCCGAGCAGTGTGGCAGGGAGGCAGGGGAACCGTAGCAGCATGATAGTTTCCTCATAGAAAAAACTTACTATACTTTTTTATGCTGCAAATGCATACTTAATTTGCTACTATTTTTACTAATTTTTGTTTATTGCTATCGGCATGCCCTTTACTTGCCCGCTGCGGCAGATGGATGGCCAGCGCCGTCCCCTGGCCTGCCTGGCTGTCGATGTGCAATTCACCACCCAGCGCGTGGACACGTTCGCGTATGCTTTTCAGGCCGAAGGCGGCCCGCTTGCCGTGGTCGCCCGGCTGCATGCCGATGCCGTTGTCGCTGATGCGCAGCACGATGGCATCCGCATCTTGCGCCAGCGCGACTTCCACTTCGCTGGCCTGGGCGTGGCGCACGATGTTCGACAGCGATTCCTGCAGCACGCGGAAGATGGCCAACGTCTGGCGCTGGTCCAGGCCCAGGTCGGGCGCCTCGCTGTCGAGCGTGAGCCAGTAGCGGATGGCGCTGCGGCTTTCCATCTGGCGTATCAGCCACTCGGCCGCCGGGCCCAGTCCCAGCTCCAGGGTGCTGGGATGCAAGTCATTGATGATGGTGCGCACGGAGCGGATGGTGGTGTCGATGGTGTCGAGCACGCGCTGCGCATGGTGGTGCAGGCGCGGGTGGGTGGTGGCCGTGCGCGCGTGCAACAGCGACACATCGATGCGCAGCACCATCAGATTCTGCCCCAGGTCGTCATGAATATCGAGCGCGATGCGGCGTCTTTCCTGTTCCTTGATGGTTTGCTGGTGGTCGGTCAGTTCGCGCAGCTGGGCCAGGGTGCGCTGCAGGTTTTCCTCGTTGCGCTTGCTGTCGGTGACGTCGACGGCCATGGCGATGATCATCTGCGGCCGGCCGTCGGCGTCAAACACGGGTTTCTTGTGCGTCTGCACGAGGCGATTTTCCTGCAACTGCGCGTTCCATACCAGTTCTTCGCGTATCACCACCTGACGGCTGGCAAACGCCTGCTGGTCGGCAGCGAGGAAGCCCGCGTTCTGTTCCTCGGGGAAGTGCTGCAAGTCGCGCCCTTCGGCGACGTCCTGCTGGCGCACGCCCCATTGCTGCTCGCAGGCCTGGTTCATCAGCACGATGCGCGAATCGGCATCTTTCAGGAATAGCGACAGGGGCATCATGGAAATGATGTCCTGCAGCCGCTCCTCGCTGCGCGCCAGGGCCGCTTCCGTTTGCGCGCGCATGGCGATTTCCGCGGATAGCTGGATGTTTACGTCGAGCAACTGGGCCGTGCGCAGGGCCACGCGGCTTTCCAGTTCCGCATGGGCCAGGCTCAACGCGTGTTCGGCCCGCTTGTGTTCCGTGATGTCGCTGGCCATGACCAGCGCGCCCGTCAAGGCGCCGTGCTGGTCGTACAGGCGGCGGCCGCTGAGCATGGCCCAGCGCTGCGTGCCGTCGCCATGCTGGTAATGCAGTTCGCCCATGCAGCTATCGCTCGCCGTCTGGCGTAGCGGACACAGACGCAGCAAGGTGGCCTCGTCGTGGAATTCGTCCATGGCGTGGTCCAGCAACTGTTCGGCGGGGATGCCCAGCATGTCGCACAGTCGCTGGTTGACGTACAGAATGCGGCCGTCCGCATCTGTTTGCCACATGCCGTCCTGCGCCGTTTCGCTCAGGTGCTGGTAGCGCATGAGGCTGGCATCCAGCTGGGAGCGCGTGCTGGCGAGGTGGGCGCGCAGCCTGTGCATCAGCCACATGGCCGTTCCGGCGGCGGCGGCCAGCAGCAGGGTCAGCCAGACATGCTCCCAGAAGTCGAGCGCCGGCCAGGCCGCGCCCGCCAGCCAGCCCAGCATGATCAGGATAAGGGCGGCGCATGCCGCACTCGGCGTTTCAATCGACCATTTGCTCATCCGCGTCCCTGGCGTCATGGTTGGCCGTTGCTGTGCGCATGGGGCCGGAGTGTGGGGAAGTATCCGACGCTAGTGTAATACCAATTGTTGTTTTATTGAGAATATTTTGCTAACGAGCAAGCAAAAGGGCCGGCCCTTGCGGTGCCGGCCCCTGCCTGGCAAAAGCAGCCTGACGCGATCAGCCCGTGTTGCGCAGGCCGGCCGCGACGCCGTTGATCGACAGCTGGATGCCGCGGTGGACCCTTTCGTCGATCTTGCTTTCCGTCGACAGGGCGCGGTTGCGCTTGATCAATTCCACTTGCAAGTGGTTCAGCGGGTCGAGATAGGCGAAGCGGTTCTGGATCGAGCGGGCCAGCAGCGGATTGCCCGCCAGGCGCTCGGTGTTGCCGGTGATCAGCTCCAGGCAGCGCAGGGTGTTGCCATGCTCATCCGTGATGCGCTTGTAGATGCGTTCGCGCAAGTCCTGGTCGGCCACCAGTTCCGCATAGCGCGAGGCAATTGCCAGGTCCGTCTTGGCCAGCACCATGTCCATGTTCGACAGCAGGGTGGCAAAGAAGGGCCATTCGGCGTACATGGCGCGCAGAGTGGCGATCTTTTCCTCTTTCGCGGCACCCGCAGCATCGTTGATCCACGCCTCGATGGCGCTGCCGAAGCCGAACCAGCCCGGCAGCAGCAAGCGGCACTGGCCCCAGGAAAAGCCCCAGGGAATGGCGCGCAAGTCTTCGATGCGCTGGTTGGCCTTGCGCGAGGCCGGGCGCGAGCCGAGGTTCAGCTCGGCGATTTCCGCAATCGGCGTGGCCGAGAAGAAATACTCCGTAAACCCCGGCGTTTCATACACGAGGTGTCGGTAGGCGTGGTAGGCCAGTTTTGACAGGTCCGCCATCACGGCTTCGAACTGCGCCAGCTGGCTCGCGTGCGTGGGATTGGCAGCCTGCGGTGCCAGGCTCGCTTCCAGGGTGGCGGCGACCAGCAATTCCAGATTGCGCCGGCCGATTTCCGCGTTGGAAAACTTTGAGGCGATGATTTCGCCCTGTTCCGTCAGGCGGATCTGGCCGTTGACGGTGCCCGGCGGCTGGGCCAGGATGGCTTCATAGCTGGGCCCGCCGCCACGGCCCACCGTGCCGCCGCGGCCATGGAACAGACGCAGCTTGACGCCTGCCTTCTGGAAGTCGGCGACCAGTGCCAGTTCCGCCTTGTACAGTTCCCAGTTCGAGGTGAGAAAACCGCCATCTTTGTTTGAATCGGAATAGCCGAGCATGACTTCCTGTAACTGCCCTTGCTTGGCGATCAATTGCTTGACCAACGGCAAGGCCATCACCTCGCTCATGATGCCGGCCGCGCGCTGCAGGTCGGGTATCGTCTCGAACAGGGGGATGACCATCAGCTCGCACGTGCTGTCGCCGCCGGCCCCGGCCTTCCAGTCGGTGCGCAGCAAGCCCGTTTCCTTTTGCAACAGCAACACTTCCAGCAAGTCGGACACGGTTTCCGTGTGCGAAATGATGTAGTTGCGGATGGCCCGCGCGCCGTAGCGCTGGCGGATGTCGCGCGCCGCGCGCAGGATCGCCAGCTCGGAATCCGTTTCCGTGGCGTAGGCGATGTAGGGCGAGTACAGCAGACGCGGCTGGGCCAGTTCGCTCAGCAGCAGCGCCTGCTTGTCTTCCTCGCTCAGGGATGGGTAGTCGGCGGCCACGCCGCTTTTCGCGAACAGGTCGGCCAGCACGCGCTCGTGCACATCGGAAGTCTGGCGCATGTCCAGCGATGCCAGGTGGAAACCGAAGATGTCTGCCGCACGGGCCAAGGTGGCCAGGCGGGGGCGCACGAGGGCTGCGCCGTGGTGCGATTCGAGCGAGGCGACGATGGTGCGCAAGTCGGCGACAAACGCGGCCGCGTCGGGATACGCGGCGGCCGGCCCCACTTCCTTGCGCAGGATGTTGGTGGCGCCCAGGGCGCGGGCCGTGGCGGCCAGGCGCGCATAGATGCCGATCAGGGCGCGGCGGTACGGTTCGTCGCTGCGGTGCGGCGAGGCGTCCGGCGACTGGTCGGCCAGCGCCTGCAGTTCGGCGCTCACGCCCACCATCAGGGTAGAGACGGATAATTCCGCGCCCAGGGTGTGCACTTCGTCGAGGTAAAAGTCGAGGATGGTGGTGGCGTGGCGCGCCAGCGCATGCTGCATGGTGCCCGCATTCACGTTCGGGTTGCCGTCGCGGTCGCCGCCGATCCAGCTGCCCATCTGCACGTAGGCGGCGTTGATGGGTTCGATGGTACCGTCGCCGTTCGGGTATTCGGCGGCGATATCTTCCTCGATATCGTCATACAGGCCCGGCAGTTCGCGCAAAAAGGTGATGCGGTAGTAGGACAGGGCGTTTTCGATCTCGTCGGCTACTGTCAGCTTCGAGTAGCGCAGCATGCGCGTCTGCCACAGGGTGGAGACGCGCGAGCGCAGCAGTTGCATATTGGCTTGCCGCTCTTTCGGCGTCTGCGGCAGGTCGCGCTCGGCCAGCAGGCGGGCGATGTCGTGCTCGGCGTCGAGGATGCTCTTGCGCTGCACTTCCGTCGGGTGGGCCGTCAGCACGGGGGCGATCAGGGCGTCCTGGAAGAAGGTGTCGACGGTTTTGCGCGGCACGCCGGCGGCGCGCAGTTTTTTCAGCGCGAAGCTGACGCTGCCCTTTTGCGCAGGCGAGCCGGCCAGCAGGTGGGCGCGGCGGCGGCGGATGTGGTGCTGGTCTTCCGCGATGTTGGCCAGGTGCGAAAAATAGGAAAAGGCGCGCACCACGGAAATCGTCTGTTCGCGGCTCAGTTCCTTGAGCATGGCGTCGAGTTCCAGCGCGGCGCCCGCGTCCGCTTCGCGGCGGAAGCGTACGGACGTCTGGCGTATGGTTTCCACCACATTGTAGACGGCGTCGCCTTCCTGTTCGCGCAGCACGTCGCCCAACAGGCGGCCCAGCAGGCGGATATCTTCTTTCAGTGGCGCGTCCTTGTCGGAGCCGGCCGCTGGAACTATTTCTGGTGCTACTGCGTCATTGAGCATAATAAAGAACCAAAGTAAGTGTAAAAGCAAGGGAATGTGGATCGCACCGGGCGTTTGGCCGCAGAGGGGAGGGGGCGCATGATAAAATTTATGGTCTTCAACATGGACGCTAGCCTGACTTGGCCTTCTAGGCTAAGGGATACCGATTATAGCGACGCCGGGCGCCACCCGATACAACTGATATCGGACGGGCGAAATGGCAACGATAATGACAACGACAGTCACAGCGAAAGAACTTGTTTTGAAAGCATCCGAATTGACCCCGAACGAATTGAAGCCGATGATTCCCGCCCGCCTGGTGATCGCCTCGCGCGAGAGCCGTCTTGCCATGTGGCAAGCTGAACATGTGCGCGCGCGCCTGGCCGCCCTGTATCCGCAGTGTAGCGTTGAAATTCTCGGCATGACCACACGCGGCGACCAGATTCTCGACCGCGCCCTGTCCAAGGTAGGCGGCAAGGGCCTGTTCGTCAAGGAACTGGAAGTGGCGATGGAGGATGGCCGTGCCGACCTGGCCGTGCATTGCCTCAAGGATTTACCGATGGACTTGCCGGAAGGGTACACCCTAGCCGCCATCATGGAGCGCGAAGATCCGCGCGACGCCTTTGTGTCGAACGACTATGCCAGCCTGGCCGAGTTGCCGCATGGCGCCGTCGTCGGCACCAGCAGCCTGCGCCGCCAGGCCCTGATCGCCGCGCACTATCCGCACCTGACGATTTTGCCCCTGCGCGGCAACCTCGATACGCGTTTGGGCAAGCTGGACCGTGGCGATTACGCCGCCATCATCCTGGCTGCCGCCGGCCTGAAACGCCTGGGCCTGGCGTCGCGCATCCGCGCGCTGTTGTCGCCGGAACTGAGCCTGCCAGCTGCCGGCCAGGGCACGCTGGCCATTGAAATCATGGGCCAGCGCGCCGATGGCATCGACCTGCAGCGCCTGCTGGCGCCCCTGAACGACGTCGAGGCCACGCAAGTGTCGCTGGCCGAGCGCAAGGTGTCGCGCATCTTTGGCGGCAGTTGCCAGATTCCATTGGCGGCCTACGCCACCATTGACGGCGACACCATGCGTTTGCGCGCCATGGTCGCCACGCCGGACGGCGCACGCATGGCCAGCGCCGACGTCAGTGGCCCGGCTGCTGCGCCGGAACTGCTGGGCGAACAGGTGGCCGAATTGCTGCGCGGCCAGGACGCCGCCGGCATCCTCGCCTCGTGCGCCGTCACCCCCGACAACCATGAAGGCCTGGCGCCGCATGCCTGACACCGTGGTGATCACGCGGCCCGCAGCGCAAGCGGGGCCGCTGGCCGCCAGAATCGCGGCGCTGGGCTTGCCCGTGACCTTGCTGCCGCTGCTGGAAATTCATGCGCTTGACGGCGAGGACGAATGCGCGCAGCTGCAAGCCGTGCTGGCGCGCCTGGCCGAGTACGACCTGGTGGCGTTTGTCTCGCCGAACGCCATCGATTGCGTCTTTGCGCATTTGCCGGACTGGCCGCCTGGTGTGCCCTTGGCAGTGGTGGGCGAGGGCAGCCGTATGGCATTGGGGGCGCACGGCGTCACGGATGCCAATGCGACCATCACCAGCCCGCTCGATACGGCGCGCAGCGATTCCGAACATTTGTTACTGGCGCTGGACTTGCCGGCCCTGCGCGGCAAGCGCGTGCTGATCGTGCGCGGCGATGGCGGACGCGATTACCTGGCCGACGGCTTGCGCGCAGCGGGCGCCGAAGTCGAGTTCGTCACGGCCTACCGCCGCAAGGTGCCGCTGCTGACGCCAGCCTTGCGGGCGACCCTGGAGAACCTGTTGCAGCATAATAATGACTGGGTCATCACCAGCTCGGAAGCGCTGCGCGGTTTGCTGGCGCTGCTCGAAGAATTGGATGGTAAAAAGACGGCTGTTGCGAAAATGCAACAGCAGCATCTGATCGTGCCGCACGCCCGCATTGCACAAACGGCGGCGGCCCTGGGTTTTGCCCGTGTCACCTTGACAGGATCAGGCGACGCAGGAGTGCTCGCCGCGTTACAATCACGACCATGAACGAAATGCCTACACTCTCCGAACCGAATGCAACGCCTGGCAGCGCCGTGAAGACGGCGCCGCAGGCGGCCGACCAACCCGCTGGCCGCGCGCCGACCCTGCTCGAACAGCTGCAAAAGCCCATGAGCATTGCCGTCATCGTGCTGGCCGTGCTGCTCGCTGCGCAAAGCTGGTCGACCAGCAAGCAGATCCGCAACCTGCGCGAAGAAGTGGCCAAGCGCCTGCAAAAGGGCGATGTCAGCAATGCCGAAACGGGCGTGCTGGCGCGCAACGTGCAAGAAGGCACGAAAGAGCTGCAAATCAAGGTGGGCGCGCTGGAAAACCGCCAGAGCGAAACGCAAAGCCAGCAGCTGGCCCTGGAACAACTGTATAACGACTTGTCGAAGAACCGCGACGAGTGGGCGCTGACGGAAATCGAGCAAGTGCTGTCGACGGCCAGCCAGCAGCTGCAACTGGCCGGCAACGTGCCCGGTGCGCTGATCGCGCTGCAAAACGCCGACCGCAGCCTGTCGCGTTCCGACAAGCCGCAATTCATCACCATCCGCCGCGCCATCGGGCGCGACATGGAAAAACTCAAGGCCCTGCCCAGCGTCGATTCGACGGGCGTGGCCTTGCGCCTCGATGCCGTGATCGCCCAGGTCGACTCCCTGCCGATGCTGTCGGATGAAACGCCCGCTTTGCCGGCCGCACCGGAAAAACCGGGCAAGGCCAAGCCCGTGCGCGATGCCAGCGGCAAGCTGGTAGGGCCGCCCGCGCCGGAACCGCTGCTGCAAAAAGTGCGCGACGGCTGGAATACCTGGAGCGGCGACATGTGGGCCGACGTGCGCCAATTGATACGCATCCGCCGCGTCGATACGCCGGAAGCGCTGATGCTGTCGCCGACGCAATCGTATTTCTTGCGCGAAAACGTCAAGCTGCGCCTGCTCAATGCCCGCATGGCATTGTTGTCGCGCAACGAAACTGCTTTCAGGAATGATCTGATCGCCGCGCAGGATGCGCTGGCCAAGTATTTCGATACCCGCGCCAAGAGCACGCAGACGGCGCAAGCCTTGCTGCGCCAGGTGCAGGGCAGCAACCTGGCCATCGAAATGCCAACCTTGTCCGACAGCCTGACGGCTGTGCGCAACTACAAAGCGAAGTCCTGAGCCCATGCGTCTATTTCTCTGGTTACTCGCCCTGATGGCCGCGGCGATCGGTATCGCCGTGACGGCCCGTTTCAATCCCGGCAACGTGGTGCTGTTCTATCCGCCTTACCGCATCGA is from Janthinobacterium sp. 61 and encodes:
- the rpoD gene encoding RNA polymerase sigma factor RpoD; amino-acid sequence: MKNTPKTLTLSAKAPRPAAAPLAVPKTTLSYFIDNAQANPEATVTTAPTVVTVVKKSRSRLAAVPPAELAAEASVAVPAAEAVAEVAEAAAVKTPSVKVAPGAKVAPAPRKVSESAATNKVVTAARSKVVRAKPEAAPVTIITGAQVVSKTTDADALAAIDTSNYFLPTVKVPGRRGRKPSEFTPENDEVAALNAVERAELKAVSKARDRKAKGGLADALGDPEASAADLERRRKQITGLINMGKERGFLTYAEINDQLPENIIDPEAIEGIIATFNDMGIAVYERAPDAESLLLTDNVATVTSDDEVEAAAATALSTVDSDFGRTTDPVRMYMREMGAVALLTREGEIEIAKRIEGGLKDMIQAISACPTTIGEIVALSQKIARDEIKVDEVVDGFVDLNESNAPAPAVAAAPAAASGDDEEEEEEAEEEDGDANGGAAGFSSEQLAQLKKNALEKFNVISTQYDKMRKAPEGYNSKAYIKAQEAISQELLGIRFTAKVVEKLCDTLRGQMEEVRHIERAVLELCVNKCGMPRAHFIKVFPGNECDLEWVDREVDCKYPYSAILSRNVPAVKELQKKMIDLQARVALPLADLRKINKQMAAGEKRARHAKREMTVANLRLVISIAKKYINRGLQFLDLIQEGNIGLLKAVDKFEYRRGYKFSTYATWWIRQAITRSIADMARTIRVPVHMIETINKMNRISRQIMQETGSEPDLATLAVKMEMPENKVREIMKIAKEPISMETPMGEDGDSQLGDFIEDNTTLAPLDAALHASMRNVIKEVLDSLTPREAKVLRMRYGVEMSNDHTLEEVGKQFDVTRERIRQIEAKAMSKLRQPSRSDKLKTFLTQN
- a CDS encoding HAF repeat-containing protein codes for the protein MLLRFPCLPATLLGLFLLATVPAASATIYAEHGFGEKDGNGSIASDLNPAGLVAGIIMEAEGRRRAVTYQHGRIRELGTLGGNEGFTKAINTHGVVVGSAQTPSGAWHAFRFEEAGGMRDLGTLGGTSSYATAITRDGQVAGYADTSDGDFHAFVTKADHSLQDLGTLGGASSYASGLNRHGVVVGTAQRGDGYRRAFVYRPGAGMQEIGTLPGGRISSATAINDAGLVVGASETEKRRWHAFAWDGKRMLDLGAMIGQGDSYATAVNAAGQIVGSVNINGFEPMTFVYKEGVMTVRRRDDGLYLTNKITDAGLVVGAIYTGHKFQAFAVPSQAAPAPHRSNPLDWLVITILISASGVVLYKLQHNYRMGLLGERTRFM
- a CDS encoding PAS domain S-box protein, with translation MTPGTRMSKWSIETPSAACAALILIMLGWLAGAAWPALDFWEHVWLTLLLAAAAGTAMWLMHRLRAHLASTRSQLDASLMRYQHLSETAQDGMWQTDADGRILYVNQRLCDMLGIPAEQLLDHAMDEFHDEATLLRLCPLRQTASDSCMGELHYQHGDGTQRWAMLSGRRLYDQHGALTGALVMASDITEHKRAEHALSLAHAELESRVALRTAQLLDVNIQLSAEIAMRAQTEAALARSEERLQDIISMMPLSLFLKDADSRIVLMNQACEQQWGVRQQDVAEGRDLQHFPEEQNAGFLAADQQAFASRQVVIREELVWNAQLQENRLVQTHKKPVFDADGRPQMIIAMAVDVTDSKRNEENLQRTLAQLRELTDHQQTIKEQERRRIALDIHDDLGQNLMVLRIDVSLLHARTATTHPRLHHHAQRVLDTIDTTIRSVRTIINDLHPSTLELGLGPAAEWLIRQMESRSAIRYWLTLDSEAPDLGLDQRQTLAIFRVLQESLSNIVRHAQASEVEVALAQDADAIVLRISDNGIGMQPGDHGKRAAFGLKSIRERVHALGGELHIDSQAGQGTALAIHLPQRASKGHADSNKQKLVKIVAN
- the ppc gene encoding phosphoenolpyruvate carboxylase, whose protein sequence is MLNDAVAPEIVPAAGSDKDAPLKEDIRLLGRLLGDVLREQEGDAVYNVVETIRQTSVRFRREADAGAALELDAMLKELSREQTISVVRAFSYFSHLANIAEDQHHIRRRRAHLLAGSPAQKGSVSFALKKLRAAGVPRKTVDTFFQDALIAPVLTAHPTEVQRKSILDAEHDIARLLAERDLPQTPKERQANMQLLRSRVSTLWQTRMLRYSKLTVADEIENALSYYRITFLRELPGLYDDIEEDIAAEYPNGDGTIEPINAAYVQMGSWIGGDRDGNPNVNAGTMQHALARHATTILDFYLDEVHTLGAELSVSTLMVGVSAELQALADQSPDASPHRSDEPYRRALIGIYARLAATARALGATNILRKEVGPAAAYPDAAAFVADLRTIVASLESHHGAALVRPRLATLARAADIFGFHLASLDMRQTSDVHERVLADLFAKSGVAADYPSLSEEDKQALLLSELAQPRLLYSPYIAYATETDSELAILRAARDIRQRYGARAIRNYIISHTETVSDLLEVLLLQKETGLLRTDWKAGAGGDSTCELMVIPLFETIPDLQRAAGIMSEVMALPLVKQLIAKQGQLQEVMLGYSDSNKDGGFLTSNWELYKAELALVADFQKAGVKLRLFHGRGGTVGRGGGPSYEAILAQPPGTVNGQIRLTEQGEIIASKFSNAEIGRRNLELLVAATLEASLAPQAANPTHASQLAQFEAVMADLSKLAYHAYRHLVYETPGFTEYFFSATPIAEIAELNLGSRPASRKANQRIEDLRAIPWGFSWGQCRLLLPGWFGFGSAIEAWINDAAGAAKEEKIATLRAMYAEWPFFATLLSNMDMVLAKTDLAIASRYAELVADQDLRERIYKRITDEHGNTLRCLELITGNTERLAGNPLLARSIQNRFAYLDPLNHLQVELIKRNRALSTESKIDERVHRGIQLSINGVAAGLRNTG
- the hemC gene encoding hydroxymethylbilane synthase; this encodes MIPARLVIASRESRLAMWQAEHVRARLAALYPQCSVEILGMTTRGDQILDRALSKVGGKGLFVKELEVAMEDGRADLAVHCLKDLPMDLPEGYTLAAIMEREDPRDAFVSNDYASLAELPHGAVVGTSSLRRQALIAAHYPHLTILPLRGNLDTRLGKLDRGDYAAIILAAAGLKRLGLASRIRALLSPELSLPAAGQGTLAIEIMGQRADGIDLQRLLAPLNDVEATQVSLAERKVSRIFGGSCQIPLAAYATIDGDTMRLRAMVATPDGARMASADVSGPAAAPELLGEQVAELLRGQDAAGILASCAVTPDNHEGLAPHA
- a CDS encoding uroporphyrinogen-III synthase, producing the protein MPDTVVITRPAAQAGPLAARIAALGLPVTLLPLLEIHALDGEDECAQLQAVLARLAEYDLVAFVSPNAIDCVFAHLPDWPPGVPLAVVGEGSRMALGAHGVTDANATITSPLDTARSDSEHLLLALDLPALRGKRVLIVRGDGGRDYLADGLRAAGAEVEFVTAYRRKVPLLTPALRATLENLLQHNNDWVITSSEALRGLLALLEELDGKKTAVAKMQQQHLIVPHARIAQTAAALGFARVTLTGSGDAGVLAALQSRP
- a CDS encoding uroporphyrinogen-III C-methyltransferase, which gives rise to MNEMPTLSEPNATPGSAVKTAPQAADQPAGRAPTLLEQLQKPMSIAVIVLAVLLAAQSWSTSKQIRNLREEVAKRLQKGDVSNAETGVLARNVQEGTKELQIKVGALENRQSETQSQQLALEQLYNDLSKNRDEWALTEIEQVLSTASQQLQLAGNVPGALIALQNADRSLSRSDKPQFITIRRAIGRDMEKLKALPSVDSTGVALRLDAVIAQVDSLPMLSDETPALPAAPEKPGKAKPVRDASGKLVGPPAPEPLLQKVRDGWNTWSGDMWADVRQLIRIRRVDTPEALMLSPTQSYFLRENVKLRLLNARMALLSRNETAFRNDLIAAQDALAKYFDTRAKSTQTAQALLRQVQGSNLAIEMPTLSDSLTAVRNYKAKS